ATGGGGGAAAAAGGGGGAAAGTGCTTaacttattgattttcatGAGATATGTTGTTTCTATGTACGTCAGTTGGCATGGCagttttttcggaattttaaatAGCTTTTTGGCAACGGaattagttttggaaaattttaaatggcTAGGGGATAgggaagaaattgaaaacttttagtgaaaaacttttctaacaattgataaaactcaatttagtttttcctgaaagaaaataaaagtaactgtaaggaaaacaaaaagaaaacactGTTGAACATATAAATATCACACCCCGATCTGTGCATAGTTTCATAATGGTATGCACACCCAACCAGGTCGACACAACATAGGAAGGGAATGCAAATAATGTACATAGTAAGAAGGTGTTTAGTGCGAAGAGTCGCAGAGAAAACCGCCCCGAACTATTCCGTCTCTCCTTTTCTGGAGAGGGAGGGACAGAAACcagcagcaacagcagcaacCGTGTGAATGTGAACATGATTCTGTGGGCAGTTAGATACAaggtgtaattttttttgctacgaaaaagaaattttgaaaaagagctGCGCGCAGAGAGCCTAAGAATAAGAACAACCTCAAGAATCGTCTCCTCCTCCTAAAATTTTCCGCTATTGTTTGCCCAAgttagttattttttatttgactttCTCGGACTCGAGACGAGAATGAggataaagaaaaaaaaattattgcgaaTTAAGGAAACGGAATGAACGAGACGACAGTCGGAGttggaaaaatgtatgaagAGTTTCGAATCACACAGGTAATTTATgcatttctaatttcaaagAGTATATTAAATTTGGGCTAAAATTAGACATaactttaatttaatttaacttATTTACGCTCTCAAGGAAACGTGGAAGAAAATTGACAAGAAAAGGGATTTCAcaagtttcaagaaaaactactgttccaaaaattttgtggcaaaaaaaaatattctattaaatttattaatattcagagattttttgagaaatttttgactACATTTAAGAGTTCtagtcaattttcagcgatttttgctaatttttgcGGACTTTAGAGACTATaagttcttcaaaaatatactcggttaaaacaaaattcctttaagtttgctgaaaattaactggtacagaaaattgagaactttcacgaaaaaccagttttttcaAGTGATTATAACCTTCGAAGTTGGTAAATAATATAATATTATGcaacttttatattttctaattgtaagtgtatttttatttgttttaatttaaaacttcattTGTCTCGGACaatatgtttcatttttccgttaaaaaaacttgataacccagaagaaatccaaaacaaaactcaaaaattacacTAAAAATCGGTGATTTTATTTGcacataaatttaaaaaaattttaaagaaaagttCCTCTGAATGTGACAAATTATgctaaaattatttgaaaaaaaaacaaagaaaaacctATTAATATAGccggaaaacgcaaaaataattaagctaggaaaatgtgtaaaacttttttttgcaaaatcaaaaacccaCTGACGCTACTTCACcttaaagacaaaaaaaaatgaaatacataatttttaaaattaatttttgtgcaatttttgaattgtaaaaAAGGTTCTCGACTtcgttctaaaatttttaaataatttatgtttTAGTAAAGTAGTGTTGTAACAAATTTAAcatgaaaaaaagtcaaaacagGAAATGtgtgcaaaattaaaaaaaaacgtatacacagaaatcaattgttttgttttctgcaCACGCCTTGTCTCATCACTCAAATATCTATATTGCTATATACATTTTGCCTCTCGTTGTTTGTCTTTTGTGATTATCAACAGGCGGGGAAAAGTGGACACGTTTCGAGACAGCACACACATATACCCAATTGAGGCAAAATATTATGATTAGAGTACCTGATAATAACTTTTCTGATAACAAATGTTGCGTACTTTGAAATTAATTCTGAGATGGTGTTAGTTATCGGTTTAAAAgtgcacaaatttttttccgaaaggAATAAGACAGAAAGGAACATCAATTGTCAAGAAGTgcagaaaattcatttttctgttattgTTGAGCCAAAAAGTCTGCCTGCCTGACCTAAATGAGACCTTCGCCGGTCTCTCTCCTTCTGCTTGAACACGCCTTTtctaatttcgattttcactaaattgatttaattgaaaaaattagaaattcataaatttacgccaaaatgcagaaaaagtGTAAGCAGCAGGCAGGTTCAGGCAGGCGCCCACGGAAGAATTTAATactattttcaactttacTAAACAAAAAGGCGAGTAgaaatccacaaaaaagtagaaaacaaTTCTTTCGGGAAGgctataatttattttgaaaatcaaaagtcACCCATGATTGGTTTCAACTTCTATCCGAAATAGGTTTTGACACAACAAGACCGGTTAGAAACCTGTTTTCcaattgtgatatttttcagaaattctactatttttaaaaccacATGACAAATATTTGGGAGGGGtgtatttttttagattaaaaaaatatatattcaacttataaattgcaaaaagtttataaaattttgtgttttattggagaaaaaaatttaaataaatccAATGCATAATTAGAATTTACAGAATGTTTCTAACTTTAGCACTTGGTTTTTCCATAGAAAAAAGTTCTTAACAGTTTTTTACATATCTTTTTCCTTCAAATAATTAAGAAATTATAAACTAGAACACAGGTGATTCGcggttttttaaatacttatGAAATGTAGTTCGCGCACTTCTACAAGAGGCACCAGCGATATAGTAAAATACTTGCAAAATTGCAAATATTGTGCAAATTGTGATCACCGAGAGTCGCGATTACCAAAATACTGCTAAAATGTTAATGGTCCCGCAGCGAAATTCGCGTTTTGCAAAATGCATCTAAAATATTGGAGGCCATAAGTATTTTACAAACGGCGAATCACCTGTGAATTCTAGAAAACCGAATACATGTTATTACCAAAATGTGATGTGAACGGGAGACTCGATGCGTCGGTGTGAAAGATTATGATCTCGAACCTCAAGTTTTTCCTCATTCGCGCGCGCTATCCTTGCCCTATTTCCATGGACTAGTAATTAAATGGTCATCATGATTATGcttcgaataaaaattaaaagttttaattttaaaaaaaactatttcagctTGTGAATGAAACTCTAACTACTGTTATCGAAAAAGTGCAAACcaatcatgaaaaaatttctactaAAGGTAATGCATGCTAAGCATGGCAgactaataatttttgtattgaaaatgaaTGTTTTCAGCAAAGCCGAGACCTTTGAGTGCAATTAACGAGGAAATTCGTGAATACGATCAATTGAGCAGAGAACTTGAAGTTTGATTTCCACAACTAGTAGTtctatttgtttatttatttaaaattcagaaagatTACCGAAGGAGTATGCGAATTGTTGATGATGATTTCGAATTGGCCAGGACCCATTGGATCCAAttacaaaaatcgaataaacAGGTTTGTTTGTAATCATACGAGtctatagaaaatttgaaaatttcaggggTTGGCAATTCGGGGATGCTTCCTAACAATGTTAGAAAAGTATCCACAAGTTCGTCCAATTTGGGGGTTTGGAAAAAGAATTGAGGGAAGGGGTGATGAGACATGGAAGCCTGAGATCGTGgaggatttttattttaggtaAGACGGGTATCTTAAGTTTGAAGTTAAGAGTATCATCGGAGAgcattttttctatattgtaTTACATCATGCTAgaaaatcataataaaacactccaaacaCTTTTCAGacttgtcaaaaatttcagtcaaagttttggcaaattgccgaattttccaaaaatgtagaCTATCTGAGTAATTTTTATCATAGGGTTTAACGcctacaaaattgaaaaaaaaaatcataaaaaattttctgaaaagtctTACTGgcatatttggtcattttagcacTATCGGGGCAATTTTAAGCATTTATCCCGCTGACGACACTCACTTTCAATAGGTCTAGAAAtttaaactggaaaaatttcaacaaataagtaactaaaaataataagataACGATTTAGCCAACGTGTTTTACATggttcaattaattttaacttttctgatgttaactttttttaaactgaaagggtattgactttttaaaactaaactttttgCGCAGAACATTTTATACTTGGAAAATTTCTAGACATCATTGCGCATCCCTCCAGGCAGCTTTGAATAtgataattcaaaacaaaGACGACAAAAGTGGAATGCGGCGGATGCTCAACGAAATGGGAGCTCATCACTTTTTCTACGATGCATGTGAAccacattttgaagtttttcaagaCAGTCTCCTAGAATCAATGAAGCTTGTATTAAATGGTGGTGACTCGTTGGATGATGATATTGAGCAATCTTGGATTTGTGTGAGTGAAAAGTTTGGAGAacactttgaaatttaaagtGCTGTTGTGATCATCGGAGAgcattttttctatattgtaTTACATCATGCTAgaaaatcataataaaacactccaaacaCTTTTCAGacttgtcaaaaatttcagtcaaagttttggcaaattgccgaattttccaaaaatgtagaCTATCTGAGTAATTTTTATCATAGGGTTTAACGcctacaaaattgaaaaaaaaaatcataaaaaattttctgaaaagtctTACTGgcatatttggtcattttagcacTATCGGGGCAATTTTAAGCATTTATCCCGCTGACGACACTCACTTTCAATAGGTCTAGAAAtttaaactggaaaaatttcaacaaataagtaactaaaaataataagataACGATTTAGCCAACGTGTTTTACATggttcaattaattttaacttttctgatgttaactttttttaaactgaaagggtattgactttttaaaactaaactttttgCGCAGAACATTTTATACTTGGAAAATTTCTAGACATCATTGCGCATCCCTCCAGGCAGCTTTGAATAtgataattcaaaacaaaGACGACAAAAGTGGAATGCGGCGGATGCTCAACGAAATGGGAGCTCATCACTTTTTCTACGATGCATGTGAAccacattttgaagtttttcaagaCAGTCTCCTAGAATCAATGAAGCTTGTATTAAATGGTGGTGACTCGTTGGATGATGATATTGAGCAATCTTGGATTTGTGTGAGTGAAAAGTTTGGAGAacactttgaaatttaaagtgctgttgtgatttcaaaaaacggtacttttaatttgaattacaTGAAGAACAGACTACTTGTactaccaaaaaataaatttccataaCTTTTCGAATTGCAGCTGCTCCAAACAATCCGACTACATATGGGAGAAGGAATCGAAATTCAAAGAGCCAACTATCTAACGCAATGCTTGATTCCAAAAGAAATGGAAGAAGTACGTGCGAATTGGATGCAAGTCGAAAATTACGGGTTTCGAAAAGCCGGGCTTTTATTGTGTCAATCAGCTTTTGACAACTACtcggaacttttgaaaactcataATTTATCAATGACTCTTCCAATTGAAGCAAACAAGACTAGTGATAGTTTTGTTGCATTATCAGATCAAATTATGCAGGTAAGGTTGAAACACAGAGtattggaaaatcaatataattTAAAGGCACTGGACAAAACAATACAATCCTACACTCCCGAAGAAGGATTCTTGAATTTAATTCAAGAAATTAAAGACTTTGTGATAAAGTTCTTAGTCGTTGAAGTATGCCCTCCGCTTATTCGGAAATCTTTTATCGATGGTattaattctttgaaattttattgttccaaaaaaagttgtaaaattttcaggattaATCCACATGCTTTGTAAAATATTAAGCATCAAGCATGTTAAGGaagattttttgcacatttggaaaaaagtgtatCGTGTCATGGAACAGGCAATGGTTGCAAATATCGTAGAGTATTAGTGCAcgttaattcaaatttttaataagcgaaatattgtagaaaatgaattaataaagtttttttgatgaaagcTTAAAATCTCACCTTTGCATTAGCCAACTCAATTTTAATTGCCTTGTCACTACTATTTGCAAGAACTTTAAGTTGTTGATTCAGACGATggttctgaaaacaaaaatttgaatttttttcacgaagaaaaacatgaaaaaaggaaaaaaaaaggaaaacaactAACGCAGATTTGAGCTTGTGTGAGTTCTTGTTCGAGTCTCACAACAAGACTCGCCTCTTTTTCTGCCATCAAAGAGTTTGTAGTCGTGTCTTCTGGAGCAGAAGAACTTGCAGAAAAACGAACAATTTGGTCATGCATTGACATTATCTGGAAGTAAGGAGTTTGTGACgtaatacttttgaaaaaaaaattatttacctCAGAGCTCCCGCTCATTGTACTCGAATGATCGTCTGAAGCTCGCCTGGAGGAagtctagaaaaaaataattttggggaaaaaattgtctattAAAGGGCATAATAACACAAAAACTAAGGCTTTTAGACATAAACTTCCAGATTTGCTGACTTTTTCTGcatatttaataaattttataggTGGAAAATTTTGTCCATGAGAACTTTTTAGCCTCTAAAACCGGTAACCGCttaaaaagtgttaaaatgtccaaatatcatagtaaaactttttgaaatttttacaggtaaaaagtgatgaaaactCAGCTTTTAATTAttgtagttttggaattttttaacgaattgATTTAATTGCGTTTCAACTAATCATATTTTAACATTATAGGGCATcgaatctgaattttaaaaaagtccactttttttttaattaccaactttcactgaaaatttagaaaaatctataatcTTTTGTATCAAAAAGTCTCAATAATTATATAAAATCACGTCACAGTAACtgataacattttaaaaattttggtttgtAAGAAAGTAATTATTTGTAACTATGGAaatattaatcaaaaatttgggtattttcatcataaattttttcaaagaatttttttattaaaaaaaattattttggaagttttccagtccaattttttgttaaaaatcgaaaaaatttcggaagaattccaaaaaaaggtttcaatGACTGTCGCCAAGTAACGAAATTTCTGGGTGTGACccgttttttttgagaaaaaattcgaagttcTAGTTTCATATTAACCATGACActctattgaatttttttttcttcgaagtTTTCAATAGTATGTACACTCTCAACAAAAACCCAACAAGTCAACAATAAAACTTACAATACTCATTTTCTCAAAGTTCCGAGAATCGTGATCCATATCATTCCATAGCTTGACAGGCTGAAAGTTATCATAAATTAGATATGGTTAATAGCTATTACAATAAAGTTGACCAACAGCAATATGAATAATATCTTAAAACTATCCAAAAGAACAACAATTACGTATTAAATCAGAACATATCATTGACTTCTGCATCTCTCAGTGTCATTTTGTCTCTATTCACTGTTTATTTCCACCCTCAATCTGGTTTCTTAATCATGACGAAACTCGCCTCGCCCATATGGGGGGCAATCCGAAGAAAAACGACGCAGATAAATTGTGTGTtgattaggttttttttgatgGGCAATGATGactcctaatttttttgttggtgtaaattttttgaggaaaattttaatttgattagGAATTGATTAGAATCGAAAAAAGATTGGCTGGCAGTGGTCAGAAAAGATATTAGAAATATATAAATGCCTATGCGATTTTCCTGAATAATATACTTGAGcaagtgaatttttatttgagttaacagaaaattatttactgaaatcttaaaattaagcaaaaatgtcaaaagtaaatgtttcgaatttttacttATATTGAAACACGTTAAAAGAAACTATTTTCCTAGAGCAGGtgaaacattaaaacaaaaaggaaagagtaaaatttgcttgaaataaaaatttttacactttaaaaatcgaattgtGAGGTCATAGTAACTAACCGAGTAATTTCCATGTTGATATTGCagataactttttgatttcaCTGACAACGTCGGTGCATCATAATTGGCATCATGTCGCACTTCGCGATACCAACGATTTTGCCCAGTGTCTGCAATAatatttgacaacttttaaaattgttttacacTCATagtcaagcaaaaaaaaactaaggaTCTAAACGACGCCCTGTCAAAAGGGAAAGTCTTTCGGTGCAATCACTAGGCGCACTTTTAGGTCATTTATGAGAATTTTCCCAAGTGTTTCAGCTGAAATGGTTGATATTTTCAGGTagatcaaataattttctatatgTATATTgacactaatttttaatgaaaaaaaattgaaacaacatTGCGCAATAGGTCATTtagtagattttccaaaactaacTTCCGTCCACCCATGCTGCTAGATTTGAGGTAAATAGAAATACGTACCTTGGTAAGGCGGATGAGATCTTACTGTAACGACGAATGATGGgtgatttttctcgttttgatAGTCAGATATTGgacttttgtagttttcataAGAACTGACAGTTCCAACGTAGACAATTGCCGGTCTCATTGGTGTTCTGGCGTTGACCGTTGGATATATTTTGTTTCTATTATTTCCTGGCGAGTAAAAATCCAGACCACTTTTATGAGTGTAAcctgaagttttaaaatgtgtttttttaatggagtcaaattttctattataCCTTCGAATTTCTGACTATCACCATTAACGTTCGTCATGTTCATATcatttgaaacgaaaaactGACGTCTCTCACGTACAATTCCATCTGGGATGATTGAGTTGACATTCTGAATATCAAAGTTAGTATCagaagttatttttgaacttacaATCGGATAAAAATTGGCTGTGCCCAATACAGGTTTCAAATAATCCATTGAAAGCCTGAAAGTAGTTGGGAGAATCTGTTAATGTACAGAAGACAgtacagaaaaatattaaaaaaaaaagaaacaccactagtcagaaaattgaattgaaaacgGGCTCGAAAGAGTGAAGCTGTTATCAAATTGcccaattttgatgaaatttctctgaagttttagaaaatttttttatggaaatttgaaattttaatttttaaaaagttttctttaGATAAAAACGGAACGTTttccatattaaaaaaaagcgcCTACATCAATGGAAAAAACCCGGGAAAACAATTCGAATAGGCATAATCtgctaaaaattaaatgttaatTTCCATCagcttcaacaaaaataagttggtgaaatttcagattttagaaaaatcggttttcttttcaaaattttgaatatccgaaaagtttttcagaaacatttttgagaaatttcgtccagtttcaatatattttagtCAAGAACACACACCATctacttttttaaacatagaaaattctaactttgagaaatggaaaatttagaGAAGTTGGTCAAATGTgtatttctaaattattttttttaatgttcgaATTTGACAAACAGGTCTTCATTTAGCAAACTACCAGCAGACTGTCAGttaaaaaatgatatgaaaattttcttaaagcATTTTTCTATCGGcttatgttttttaaagaactaAATTTATCCAGAAGCCCCGTTACAAAAGCttgagaaaacaaaacaacataAATCGATACACAAAATAGTCAGCCGAAAGACAAGAAAGTCATGACGCGTGGGACCGTATAGCATATTGATTCGAACCAAAAACTTGATAAAGAGTTGGAAAAGAAAGTGCCAAAGAGTGGAAGAGAAAGAGATTGCATTGTGTATGCATACATTTGGTGGTTCTACAATGCTCTTTGTTCACCTGCAACGACACATTCATGTGGAGGCACTACTAGATggttatgaaaaaataaatggcattttattcaataaattgctttataacaaaaaaaatgctcataaCAATTGGAAACCGGATTATTAATTATCACCTATGACCCTGAAAAGAAATCACACAAATTGAGCTTTTTTACATATTATCCAATGTATGGAATCGTTTCATGTCGCTTTGCTTcgtttttgttgatatttcgAAAGAACTGCTTCCCGCGctggttttctgaaaaatataagattttaaaaatttatttttgtaactaaaatttcaataaaactgtACAATTTGAGCCTTTATCCGTCTTGCCCTCTTCTGTTCATCCTGAAAACCTTCCTTCAGTTGTTCTGTCACGAATAATACAATTTTCGTCCATCCTCTTTGAGTTGTCTGGAACAAATTATATTTGTCTGAATGCAGTTTCTATTAGGTTAACCTCTGTTCGATCTTTCTTTTCTCCCCATTCCAAAGTTCTTTCAATCATTGCAGTTGCAAACTGGTCAAGAAGATGTGCGTGGAATGGGCAGCCGTCTGAAACAGGAGGGAATTGGTAAAATatgattgaaaatatttctgggGGTTTTTTAATGCAGTGATTCATTTTTATATGCTTTTTCTAACCGTACAACTAATAAAGCTCGACCTAATAAAGCTGAAACTTCCCGAGTTGGGCAAATTTGTCCAACTTGCcgagctcaaaaaatggcaaattcgGGGAAATTGCCGCACACGATGCTCTTGTAAATCGATTCTGATCGACGTCAAAGTCAGTCCAATAGACGTCGAATTATGTCGAAGCTGGGTGTACCTGCGTCGTTTTAACTGACTTGGACATCGATCAGCATCGATTTATCAGAGCTGGTTCAAATCAAGAATTATCGGAAAATGGATCCGGAGTATCTGgagtataattttttagacattcaattaaatttatttatttatagatTTCTGTCAAATGTGATCAGATCAAAGCGCagaatgtttcaaaactcACATTGATTTCTTGTTGGCCAAACATGTTTCTCACCAGCCTCTCGGAGTCCAGCTACTGTAGCTGACGGTGAATCAAGATTTGCAATTAGGTCATCCATAAGTACAGTAAATAGTTGAGCATGTTTCTTTAACCTTTCATGTCCTTCATTTTTAGTTCCAAACATTATCATTTGCCGAATTtcgggatttttgaaaaacgagttTCGAAAGATACTGATCGCTGGTTCCAGGGCGCCTTGATTTCTTGCATGATTCCAAGTTTTCCTCACAAACAATATTTGAGGCTGCGTAAGGTGAAGAAATTGATGAATGCATGGGAACATTGTTGCTAAAATTTGTATCTCATGAATCATTCTAActgacaaatatttttatcttACGATTTGAGCTAGTCGATGGAGTTGTCTCCTTTGTCTCACTCCGAACACCTGGTCTGGTAAACTTCAAGGAGCTACTCTTTTGCATATTCGCATGATCTGGAGCATGCTCTGTCCCGCTGCTGACTGTACGTTTCACAGATATACTGGAAAAGAGATGTTTTGATAAAAAGGATAAATGTGATAAAACCCACTGGCTTCGAGGTGTGACTGCTTCAAGTAAATCCGAATTTGTTGAATCCACTGATCGCCGATTGCCTGGAGAGCCCAAATTCTGACGTGGACAGCCTGAAGATACTTTTTGTTGAATCTATGGATTTCAGATTTGGGATTTTGAGCATATTGAGGACTAGACATTTTTCCCCGGGTCTTCTGGCGCTCGCGCAGCGCCCGTGTGCATTTACcgtttttgttatttgttttGTGCCTTCCACATAAAAATTCGATCGTCTTTATTATATTTGGAGCAGTTGCTTTAAAAACTACATAGTTCaaccaaaatatattttcaaagtgaGAAAACGGTCATTAGAAAAACAGATTATTCCGTATAAAAACTCTTACCTGTAGCCAAAGGTGATTGTTTTGAAGTCCGTGTCGAACAGAAAACCTCATCGTCTGAATTATTGTATTCATCAGTTAGACAAATTGGCGGAACgtcttttcctgaaaatatatttaatttcaatagtttttattgGCAGTTTTACCtggaaaatttcgatattttcctGGAGCGGATACTGGGCAGACTGCCGGAGGTGAGGATGATTGGGAATCAGAGAAAAATCTCtctgaaaaaagaagtttatttttcataattctaGACTAACACTCACCATGAGAAGAAATCGCTGAAGCTGATCTTGGAATGACGTCACTGGTGACCCTACTTGAATTATGATGAGCTGACTTTGAATGAGATACCCGTGTGGTACCGTGTGTTGATTTAGTTGATTGGTTACCCatgttttgtgattttaaagTCTCTGGAATGTTaactttgtgaaaatttgaaagaaaatagaaaatatttaaatctCAAATTGACAATGATGGTGGCGAAAAAGTTGAAGGATGTTATTCTGAAGAGACGAGATACGCCAATGAACAGAGAGATAGAATGCGCGGTTGAGTGAGTGAGAATGGCTCATTTGATGACGTATTTTGACTAGGGTTAGAAGACTACAAAAGGACCATAAAGCGAAAGAAATAAAGagtgagagagaaaaagagataaAGTCTCCGAATTGAAGAGTGAACGagtaaaaatatggaaaattggatAGACGTAGAgatatttacagaaaaaaaagaagaagtaaCCGAGTTGAAAGAACCGGA
This is a stretch of genomic DNA from Caenorhabditis elegans chromosome V. It encodes these proteins:
- the glb-5 gene encoding Globin domain-containing protein (Confirmed by transcript evidence), producing the protein MNETTVGVGKMYEEFRITQLVNETLTTVIEKVQTNHEKISTKAKPRPLSAINEEIREYDQLSRELEKDYRRSMRIVDDDFELARTHWIQLQKSNKQGLAIRGCFLTMLEKYPQVRPIWGFGKRIEGRGDETWKPEIVEDFYFRHHCASLQAALNMIIQNKDDKSGMRRMLNEMGAHHFFYDACEPHFEVFQDSLLESMKLVLNGGDSLDDDIEQSWICLLQTIRLHMGEGIEIQRANYLTQCLIPKEMEEVRANWMQVENYGFRKAGLLLCQSAFDNYSELLKTHNLSMTLPIEANKTSDSFVALSDQIMQALDKTIQSYTPEEGFLNLIQEIKDFVIKFLVVEVCPPLIRKSFIDGLIHMLCKILSIKHVKEDFLHIWKKVYRVMEQAMVANIVEY
- the glb-6 gene encoding Globin-like protein 6 (Confirmed by transcript evidence) gives rise to the protein MGNQSTKSTHGTTRVSHSKSAHHNSSRVTSDVIPRSASAISSHERFFSDSQSSSPPAVCPVSAPGKYRNFPGKDVPPICLTDEYNNSDDEVFCSTRTSKQSPLATGCPRQNLGSPGNRRSVDSTNSDLLEAVTPRSHISVKRTVSSGTEHAPDHANMQKSSSLKFTRPGVRSETKETTPSTSSNPTMFPCIHQFLHLTQPQILFVRKTWNHARNQGALEPAISIFRNSFFKNPEIRQMIMFGTKNEGHERLKKHAQLFTVLMDDLIANLDSPSATVAGLREAGEKHVWPTRNQYGCPFHAHLLDQFATAMIERTLEWGEKKDRTETTQRGWTKIVLFVTEQLKEGFQDEQKRARRIKAQIKTSAGSSSFEISTKTKQSDMKRFHTLDNM